Part of the Meiothermus cerbereus DSM 11376 genome, AGTTTCAGCAGGAGGTGGACCCAGAGGGGCGGAAGGTTCTGGTGCTGCTTTTGGACAACGCAGGCTGGCACCGGGCCAAAGACCTCCAGGTACCGCCCGGTCTGCTGCTGCTGCACTTACCGCCCTACACCCCCGAGCTCTCCCCGGCAGAGCCGGTGGTGCCTTTGCTGCGGGAAGCGGTGGCCAATGAGAGTTTCCCCAGCTTGGAGGCTTTGCAAGAGCGTCTGGCAGAGCGGTGTGTCTATCTCCAGGAGCA contains:
- a CDS encoding transposase: FQQEVDPEGRKVLVLLLDNAGWHRAKDLQVPPGLLLLHLPPYTPELSPAEPVVPLLREAVANESFPSLEALQERLAERCVYLQEHPEVIRGVAGFGWIPEE